The DNA region CGGCCAGCTTGGCTGCTTCAGCCGCTTCCAGTTCAGCGCGGCGTGCCGCGAAATCCGCCACGTTGCTTTCCGTCGCACGCTTGGCCTTGCCTTGCGGGATCAGGAAGTTACGCGCGAAACCGTTCTTCACTTTGACCACATCGCCCAACTGGCCGAGGTTGATCACTTTTTCCATCAGAATCACTTGCATGATCTACTCCTTAGTGCAAATCGGTGTAAGGCAGCAACGCCAGGAAACGCGCGCGCTTCACGGCCACGCTCAACTGACGCTGGTAACGCGTCTTGGTGCCGGTGATGCGGGCCGGGATCAGCTTGCCGTTCTCGGAGATGAATTCCTTCAGGATGTTGATGTCCTTGTAATCCACTTCCGCGATCTTCTCGGCGGTGAAACGGCAGAACTTGCGACGCTTGAACAGCTGACGCGAAGCGTTGTTCTTCTTGTCGTCTTTCTTCTTAAATACACGAGCCATGCTGTGCTCCTATCTCAATGTAACGTTATCAATGTGCAACACCAGCTGCGCGATCTTCAGGCTGCGCTGCGCCAGGAAACCTTCGGCTCTCACCATCTGTCCGGGCTGCAAACGGCTGACTTGCTGTGCCGCCTCGCCGATCGCCAATGCCGGAATCTCGCACTGAACCTGACGTTGCATCCCTGCTTCCTGCTGCATCGAGCTATGGCGCAATTTGAACGCCACTCTCGCCAAACCTGCCGGGGTATAACGCAAGCCTTCCAGCTCGACGAGTTCCCCTTCAATCACACAACGGTTGCTGCTCAATCCTTGAATTACTCAGCCGCTGCGGGAGCCGGAGCTGCCTCAGCTGCATCGCTGAACGAACGCGACTTCTCTTCCTTCATCATGGCGGAAGGCGTAACGACTGCAGCCTTGGTCTTGATGGTCAGGTGGCGCAGCACGGCGTCGTTGAACTTGAATGCGTGCTCGAGCTCGTCCAGCGTGGGCTGGTCGACTTCGATGTTCATCAGCACATAGTGTGCCTTGTGGATCTTCTGGATCGGGTATGCCAGCTGGCGGCGGCCCCAGTCTTCCAGACGGTGGATGTGACCGTTCTTGCTGGTCACCAACGTGCGATAACGCTCGACCATCGCGGGCACTTGCTCGCTCTGATCGGGATGCACGATAAATACGATTTCGTAGTGTCGCATTACATCTCCTTGTGGATTAAAGCCCCCCGACATGATGGACGGTGGAGCAAGGTCAAAACTCCCTTTTTCAGGGAGGGGCGCATTATAGGGATATTCCGTGCCGCGTCAAGCGCTAAGCCATTAATCCGCCGCAAGAATGCGCAACGGCGGGCGTAACGCCAGCTTCCTGGTCGCCAGCCAGCCGGCTGCCATCACCACGGCCATGCCGCCGCCGGCACCGACGAACCAGATGGAAGCGCTTGTCTGGTAAGGGATATCCAGCACGAACCGCGCCAGCACCCAGCCCAGCATTTCCGCCCCTGCCGCCGCAAACAGGCCACTCAGGCCGCCCAGCACGGCGAATTCCGACAGGTGCAGGTTCCGCAGGTAACGGCTGTCCGCCCCCAGCGTGCGCAGGATCGCCGCCTCGTGGCTGCGCTCGTCCTGCGTGGCCAGCAGGGCGGCATACAGTACCGCCAGGCCGGAAAACAGCGTGAACAGGAACACTGCGCTGACAGCCTGCGCGATCTGGTCCATGATGTTGCGCACTTGGGCAATCACCGCACCGGTATCGATCAGCAACAGGTTGGGGAACGTGCGCGACAGCTCGTCGCCCGCGCGCACCTTGTCCGGCGGCAGGTAGAAGCTGCCCAGGTAGCTGGCCGGATAATCCCTGAGCAGGTCCGGTGTGGCAATGACGAAGAAATTCACCTTCATCGAATCCCACTGCACCTTGCGCAGGCTGGTGACTTTCGCGGTAAAGACGCTGCCGGCCACGTCGTAGGTAAGCATGTCACCAAGATGAATCCCCAGAGTCCTGGCGATGCCCTCTTCCACCGACAACTGCCCATTTTCCCCCGCGGTCCACCAGCTGCCACTCACCAGCTGGTTCCACACCGGCATTCGCTCCATCCAGGAAAGGTTGAACTCTCGCTCCACCAGCGCCTGCGCACGCGGATCGGGATAACTGTTGCCGTTGATGGTGCGATCGTTGATGGCGATCAGCCTGCCGCGCACCATCGGTTGCAGCTCGGGGACCGGCAACGCATTACGCGCAAAGTAATCCCGCACCGGCTGCAGCTGGTCGGGCTGGATGTTCACCACAAAGCGGTTCGGCGTATCCGGCGGCAGCTTGCCCTGCCAGCTTTCCAGCAGATCGGCACGCACCAGCGTCAGCACCAGCAAGGCCATGCCGCCCAGGCTCAGCGCCACCACCTGCACCGCGGCGCTACGCCCGTGCCGTGCCAGGTTG from Sideroxyarcus emersonii includes:
- the rpsR gene encoding 30S ribosomal protein S18, whose protein sequence is MARVFKKKDDKKNNASRQLFKRRKFCRFTAEKIAEVDYKDINILKEFISENGKLIPARITGTKTRYQRQLSVAVKRARFLALLPYTDLH
- the priB gene encoding primosomal replication protein N, producing the protein MIEGELVELEGLRYTPAGLARVAFKLRHSSMQQEAGMQRQVQCEIPALAIGEAAQQVSRLQPGQMVRAEGFLAQRSLKIAQLVLHIDNVTLR
- the rpsF gene encoding 30S ribosomal protein S6, which gives rise to MRHYEIVFIVHPDQSEQVPAMVERYRTLVTSKNGHIHRLEDWGRRQLAYPIQKIHKAHYVLMNIEVDQPTLDELEHAFKFNDAVLRHLTIKTKAAVVTPSAMMKEEKSRSFSDAAEAAPAPAAAE